The Caloranaerobacter sp. TR13 genome contains the following window.
TGTATATATCTCAGTACTGTCATAAAATATTTATCGTTTTCTACTACCTCACTTCTATACCTATCTTGAAATAAATGTCCACTTCTATTATATTTCCGGTTATACCAATACACATATCTTGCTCCTATTCTTCGAAAAACAATCCCCAAATCTTCTTTTCCCTCTTTTATTAGTAAGTGTATATGATTACTCATAAGACAAAAAGCATATATTTCATACTCACATACCTTTTTATACTCTTTTAATGTTTGGATTAATTTCTCATAATCTTCATTTTCATGAAATATTACTTGTCCATTTATACCTCTAAGCATCACATGGTATATTCCCGTGCTACTTTTTTCTCTTCTTTTCCTTGGCATAAAAAATCACCTCTAGTTAAGCTTATCACAAACTAAAGGTGATAACAACATCAAACAACACACAAGAACCGTCCCCTTGTGTCATTTTCTTTTAATCAATACTACTGACTCCACGTGCATAGTATGTGGGAACATGTCTACTGGCTGTATTTCAATAGTTTTATATCCGTTTTGGTCTAAATATTTTAGATCTCTTGCTAATGTAGATGGATTGCATGATACATACACGACTCTTTTCGGTGACATTTTAACTATTGTATCTAATACTTCTTTGTCACACCCTTTTCTAGGAGGATCAACTACAACCACATCTGCTCTTATACCCTGATTATATAGTTTTGGAAATATGTCTTCTGCTGTACCTTCATAAAACTCAACATTTTCAATACCATTTATCCTAGCATTTTCCTTAGCGTCAACTATAGCTTCCTTTACAACCTCAATTCCATATACTTTCTTTGCTTTTTGGGCTAGAAATAGAGAAATTGTTCCTATACCACAGTATAAATCAAATACTATTTCATCTCCTTCAAGCTGTGCATACTCTAAAGCCTTATTATAAAGTACTTCTGTCTGCATAGGATTTACTTGAAAAAATGATTTTGCTGATATATTAAATTTTAAATCTCCTATATAGTCTATAATTTTTTCAGTACCAAACAATACCTTTGTTTTATCTCCTAAAATAACATTAGTCTTTTTAGTATTTATGTTTTGTATTACACTTTTCAAATTTACTATATTACTTTTAAGAATTTCTATTAATTTGTCTTTATACGGCAGTTTTTGGCCATTTGTAATAATTACAACCATTACATCTCCAGTTTTAAATGCAGTTTTTGTAAGTATATGTCTAATTAAGCCCTTTCCTGTTTTTTCGTCATAAGGCTTTATGTTATATGTTTTCATATATGCTCTAATTAACTCTATTACCTTGTCATTCACTTCATGCTGTATAATACATGAATTCGTATCAACAATTTCATGACTTCCTCTTTTATAAAAACCTATTGCTACTTTTTTATTCTTCCTTCCTACAGGAAATTGTGCTTTATTTCTATATCTATAAGGGTTATCCATACCCAAAGTATCATGTATTACAACATCTTCTAAATGTCCAATCTTTTTAATATCATTTTTCACCTTATTAGTTTTTATTTTTAATTGCTCTTGATAATCAAGTCCTTGTATTTGACAACCTCCACAAGCATAACTAAGTTTACATTTAGGCATAATTCTTTTTGTTGAAGGTTCTATTATACTTACAATCTCTCCAACTCCATAATTTTTCTTTATATTTACTAACTTAACTTTACATTTATCTCCTAGTAATCCTCCATCTATAAATACAGTAAACCCTTCTATTTTAGCTACTCCTTGACCTTTATGATTAATATCTTCTATTTTCACTTCATATATTTCATTCAATTTAATTACACTCATTCCTTAACTCCTTCCTAAATATAATTAAAAAGAAAACACACCCATGGTGTGCCGATAAATTAGAATCAGTATGCCCTTATTATATCAAACTATCTATATATTATTAACAAAATTTTATTTTTCTAATCGTCACTAAAATTTTTTGATACGCGCTTAAGCATTTGCTTTATTGGTAAATCATAAGGACATTTAGGTTCACATTGTCCACATTCAATACAATCACTAGCTTTGTACTGTAATTTTTGATATCTTTCTTTAGCCCAGTCTTTTAAGTCATATCTTAAATAATAACCTTCTAATACAAATTGAGTAGGTATATCTATCCCCTGAGGACATGGAGCACAATATCCGCATCTTCTACAAAATTCACTACCTAATTCTTCGGCCTCCTTTATTATAACTGCTCTTTCTTCATCTGTTAAAGGCCTTACATCTTTTCCTACACTACTATTTTCAATAACCTGATTTATTTTGTCCATTCCTGGAATTACTACTGAAATATTAGGATTTTCTATTATAAACCTTAATGAAAGACTAACATTTCTTATTGCCCCACCAGCTACAGGTTTCATAATAATTACTCCTATATCTAACTCTTTAGCTCTTTCAAATAATTTTTCACCTTGTCTTTCAACTGGACTATATGGAAACTGAATAGTAGCAAACTCTCCAGTTTCTATAGCTTTTTCTAATATATGAACATCATGGCTTGTAATTCCTATTTCTTTTATAAGTCCTTTAGACTTTGCTTCTTTTAAAGCTCTTAATGCCCCATTTTCACTCATAACCATTTTATATTGCTCTTCTGTTCTAACCAAATGTAATTGATATAAATCAATACAATCAGTTCTCAATAACTTCAAACTAGTTTCTATTTCTTTTTTCATTCCTTCATAATCTCTAACTGGTGATTTAGTCGCTATTATAAATTTATCTCTTCCGCATTTTTCAATGCCATAACCTATTAACTCTTCACTTTTTCCATATCCACGAGCAGTATCTATAAAGTTTATTCCTTGTTTATTTGCAGTCATAATTAACTCTATGGCTTCTTCCTTGCTTACTTTCTGAATTGGAATACCTCCAAAACCTATTACAAAAACTTCAAAGTTTGTTCTCCCAAGTCTTCTCTTATGCATATTTAACCTCCTATCTTCTAAAGTGAAAATATATATTCCCTGATTCAATCATTTTCTTAAATTTTCTTTTTAAGATACTCTTAAATATCTCTCTTGTACCCGGTATTACTAATACAAAACCCAATGTATCAGTTATTAAACCTGGAGTTAATAATAATGCACCACCTATCAAAATACAAAGTCCATTTAGAAGTTCGTTGCCAGGTATTCTTCCATAGTTTAGTTCAGTTCTGATCTTACTTAAAACTAACTTACCTTCACTTTTAGCAAGATATGCACCTACTATACCTGTAGTTAACACAATACCAATAGTAGTCCACACACTTGTCACTTTTGATAGTTGTAATAGCAAAAATAACTCGATTATCGGCGTTATTGTAAAAAGTAAAATTAGCTTAAAAAACATAACTACCTCCTAATACCTAATAATTTTCTATTGATTTTTTTAACATTTCCCATATGTTTTTAAATTTCTTTTTGAAATTAATAGGTTTTAATTCAGAATTGACAAAAGCATGAGCTGTATAACCTTCAGCTAATTTAGTCATATCGTTTTTCCTGACTATTTCATAATTAAACTTTAACCTAACTCCTTTTAGCTCAGTTACCCTTGTTCTTATTATTATCTCATCATCATATTTTGCTGAAACGATATATTTACATCCTACATCAATTACTGGCAAAAGTACATCTTTTTCTTCAAGTGTTTTATACTCCATTCCAATTCCTCTAAAAAACTCTGTTCTTCCTATATCAAACCATGCAAAGTAGTTTGCATGATACACAACTCCCATCTGGTCAGTTTCACCATATCTTACTCTGATAACTGTTTCATTAACCATTGAACCCCTCCAGTATATGTATATAATATTTCTATTTAAATATTTTATTCTTTAAAAAATTCTATTATCCTCTAAAATATTTAAATATTCCTGCTAAAAACAAAAAAGTAGTGGCAAAAAATCGCCACTACTTTTTTGTTTACATTATAGTACTTGTGTTTTTCCTTTATATACTAAACCTCTTATACTATCTACAGTTATAGTCTCTCCATCTTTTAATTCTTTAGTTGCATTTTCTGCTCCTACTATTACAGGTTTTCCTATATTGATAGCAACAATAGCTGCATGTGAAGTCAATCCACCTTTTTCTGTTATAATAGCAGCAGCTTTTTCCATATATTTAACCATTTCTCTATCAGTATTTACTGTAACTAGAACATCTCCATCATTAAACTTCTTTTCAGCTTCTTCTGCGTTTTGTACTACACATACTTTACCAATTGCAGCTTTATTACCTATACCAGTACCTTTTAATATTACATCTCCTACTATGTGTACTTTAATTAGGTTTGTGCTTCCAGCTACTCCAACAGGAACTCCAGCTGTAATAACTACTAAATCACCATTATTTATATAGCCTTTTTCAAGTGCACTTTTTACAGATAATTCTATTACTTCATCAGTTGAACCAGAATGCTGAGCATATACTGGATACACTCCCCAAACTATAGCTAATCTTCTCATAACCTGCTTATTTGGTGTAGCTGCAATAATTGGAGCACTTGGTCTGAATTTTGACACAGCTTTTGCTGTATATCCTGATGAAGTTGCTGTTATTATAGCTGTAGCCCCTAAATCTTCAGCTGTTGCACAAGTAGCATGACTTATTGCATTTGTAACTGTAATGTCTTTGCCCATAGTTTTTGATCTTAAAATCGCCTTGTAATCAAGAGAAGCTTCTGTTCTCTTTGCTATGTTAGCCATTGTTCTAACTGCTTCTACAGGATATTTACCTGCTGCAGTTTCACCTGATAACATTATTGCATCAGTTCCATCCATAATAGCATTTGCTACGTCAGTAGTCTCTGCTCTTGTTGGTCTTGGATTCCTTATCATTGAATCTAGCATTTGAGTTGCTGTAATTACAGGTTTACCTAATTCATTACATTTTCTAATAATCATTTTTTGCACTAATGGTACTTCTTCTGTTGGTATTTCAACCCCAAGGTCTCCTCTTGCTACCATTATACCATCAGAAACTTCTAAAATTTCATCTATATTGTCAACGCCTTCTTGGTTCTCTATTTTTGAAATAATTTGTATATGTTCTGCATTATTTTCTTCTAAAATTTTTCTTATCTCTATAACGTCTGCAGCTTTTCTAATAAATGAAGCAGCTATAAAGTCTATTCCATTTTCGATACCAAATTCTATATCTGCTCTATCTTTTTCAGTTATAGCAGGAAGATTTACTTTTACTCCTGGTACGTTAACTCCTTTTTTATTCTTAATTGTTCCAGCATTTTTTACAATACATTTTATATCAGTACCATCTATGATATCTACAACTTCTAGACCAATTAGTCCATCATCTATAAGTATAGTATCGCCTTTTTTTACATCATTAGGTAATCCTTTATAAGTAATGCTACAAATCTTATCATTACCTAAAATATCTCTTGTTGTAAGAATAAATTCTTGGCCTTCTTTTAATTCCTCTACTCCTTTTTCAAAGTTACCAGTTCTAATCTCTGGTCCTTTAGTATCTAACATAATAGCTACTGGCATATCTAATTCTTCTCTTAATTTCTTAACCAAATCTATTCTTTTTTTATGTTCTTCATGGTCGCCATGAGAAAAATTTAATCTCACAACATTTAGACCATTTAAAATAAGTTGTCTTAAAACCTCTTCATTCTCTGATGCAGGTCCTATTGTACAAACTATTTTTGTGCGTTTCATTTGCATAACCTCCCGTTATTATATTGAAAGTATCTTAGTCAAATTATACATATCTTTATCAAAGTTTTTGTCTAATGCAAGTGCTTCATCAATATCCATGTCAAATAACTCATTTCCTTTAACACCTATTACCCTACCTGATTTACCTTCTAACAATAATTCTACAGCTTTAGCTCCCATTTTACTTGCTAAAATCCTATCGAAAGCTGTTGGGCTTCCTCCTCTTTGAATATGTCCCAAAACAGTAACTCTAGTCTCTATACCTGTTTTTTCTTGAATTTCTTCACCTAATTCATAAGCTTTGCCTACACCTTCTGCTAATAAAATTATACTGTGCAATTTCCCTCTATTTCTGCCTTGAATTAATCTCTTACATACATCGTCTATATTGAAACCTTCTTCAGGAACAATAACACTTTCTGCTCCTCCAGCAAGCCCTGCATATAAAGCTATGTCTCCACAATGTCTACCCATAACCTCTACAATTACTGCTCTACCATGAGAAGTTGATGTATCTCTTATTTTACTAATTGCATCTAAAACTGTATTAACTGCTGTGTCAAAACCTATTGTATAATCAGTATACCCCAAATCATTATCTATAGTACCTGGAATACCAATTGTAGGAATGCCTAGCTCACTTAATTTTTTTGCTCCTTGGAATGAACCATCTCCACCTATAACTACTAGACCTTCAATTCCAAACACTTTTAAAACTGTAAGAGCTTTTTTTCTACCTTCTTCAGTTTTGAACTCTTCACATCTAGCTGTTCTTAAAAAAGTTCCTCCTCTATGTATAATGTCTGCTACAGATGATAGGTTCATTTCTTCAATATTACCACTAATAAGCCCATTATATCCTTGTTTTACTCCCATTACCTTAAGCCCATTGTATATAGCTGTCCTTACAACTGCTCTAACTGCAGCATTCATACCAGGTGCGTCTCCGCCACTTGTTAAAACACCTATAGTTTTCATTTTACTACCTCCTCACTTTTCTACCATCATGGTCATAAAATGTCCCAGATATCATAAAAATTATTTTTTACTAACATTATAATTTTCTATTGTACCCTAACTAATTATATATTTCAATATGTTTTATAAATTTATTGCACCAAATAAAACCAACACACATATTATAACATATAAAATAGAGTTTCACACTAAAAACAGCATTCTATTAATCTATATACTTTTGAAATTATCAAAAACAAGCTGCTATCTAATAACTATTATTTATTCAATTAATTTTATTAGGAGGGATTATCTTGAAAAATGCAGTTCTTGAACTACTAGAAAGTAGAGGAATTAAAATAAAA
Protein-coding sequences here:
- a CDS encoding transposase, which codes for MPRKRREKSSTGIYHVMLRGINGQVIFHENEDYEKLIQTLKEYKKVCEYEIYAFCLMSNHIHLLIKEGKEDLGIVFRRIGARYVYWYNRKYNRSGHLFQDRYRSEVVENDKYFMTVLRYI
- the rlmD gene encoding 23S rRNA (uracil(1939)-C(5))-methyltransferase RlmD yields the protein MSVIKLNEIYEVKIEDINHKGQGVAKIEGFTVFIDGGLLGDKCKVKLVNIKKNYGVGEIVSIIEPSTKRIMPKCKLSYACGGCQIQGLDYQEQLKIKTNKVKNDIKKIGHLEDVVIHDTLGMDNPYRYRNKAQFPVGRKNKKVAIGFYKRGSHEIVDTNSCIIQHEVNDKVIELIRAYMKTYNIKPYDEKTGKGLIRHILTKTAFKTGDVMVVIITNGQKLPYKDKLIEILKSNIVNLKSVIQNINTKKTNVILGDKTKVLFGTEKIIDYIGDLKFNISAKSFFQVNPMQTEVLYNKALEYAQLEGDEIVFDLYCGIGTISLFLAQKAKKVYGIEVVKEAIVDAKENARINGIENVEFYEGTAEDIFPKLYNQGIRADVVVVDPPRKGCDKEVLDTIVKMSPKRVVYVSCNPSTLARDLKYLDQNGYKTIEIQPVDMFPHTMHVESVVLIKRK
- a CDS encoding aldo/keto reductase gives rise to the protein MHKRRLGRTNFEVFVIGFGGIPIQKVSKEEAIELIMTANKQGINFIDTARGYGKSEELIGYGIEKCGRDKFIIATKSPVRDYEGMKKEIETSLKLLRTDCIDLYQLHLVRTEEQYKMVMSENGALRALKEAKSKGLIKEIGITSHDVHILEKAIETGEFATIQFPYSPVERQGEKLFERAKELDIGVIIMKPVAGGAIRNVSLSLRFIIENPNISVVIPGMDKINQVIENSSVGKDVRPLTDEERAVIIKEAEELGSEFCRRCGYCAPCPQGIDIPTQFVLEGYYLRYDLKDWAKERYQKLQYKASDCIECGQCEPKCPYDLPIKQMLKRVSKNFSDD
- a CDS encoding FxsA family protein, coding for MFFKLILLFTITPIIELFLLLQLSKVTSVWTTIGIVLTTGIVGAYLAKSEGKLVLSKIRTELNYGRIPGNELLNGLCILIGGALLLTPGLITDTLGFVLVIPGTREIFKSILKRKFKKMIESGNIYFHFRR
- a CDS encoding thioesterase family protein — protein: MVNETVIRVRYGETDQMGVVYHANYFAWFDIGRTEFFRGIGMEYKTLEEKDVLLPVIDVGCKYIVSAKYDDEIIIRTRVTELKGVRLKFNYEIVRKNDMTKLAEGYTAHAFVNSELKPINFKKKFKNIWEMLKKSIENY
- the pyk gene encoding pyruvate kinase, which codes for MKRTKIVCTIGPASENEEVLRQLILNGLNVVRLNFSHGDHEEHKKRIDLVKKLREELDMPVAIMLDTKGPEIRTGNFEKGVEELKEGQEFILTTRDILGNDKICSITYKGLPNDVKKGDTILIDDGLIGLEVVDIIDGTDIKCIVKNAGTIKNKKGVNVPGVKVNLPAITEKDRADIEFGIENGIDFIAASFIRKAADVIEIRKILEENNAEHIQIISKIENQEGVDNIDEILEVSDGIMVARGDLGVEIPTEEVPLVQKMIIRKCNELGKPVITATQMLDSMIRNPRPTRAETTDVANAIMDGTDAIMLSGETAAGKYPVEAVRTMANIAKRTEASLDYKAILRSKTMGKDITVTNAISHATCATAEDLGATAIITATSSGYTAKAVSKFRPSAPIIAATPNKQVMRRLAIVWGVYPVYAQHSGSTDEVIELSVKSALEKGYINNGDLVVITAGVPVGVAGSTNLIKVHIVGDVILKGTGIGNKAAIGKVCVVQNAEEAEKKFNDGDVLVTVNTDREMVKYMEKAAAIITEKGGLTSHAAIVAINIGKPVIVGAENATKELKDGETITVDSIRGLVYKGKTQVL
- the pfkA gene encoding 6-phosphofructokinase, coding for MKTIGVLTSGGDAPGMNAAVRAVVRTAIYNGLKVMGVKQGYNGLISGNIEEMNLSSVADIIHRGGTFLRTARCEEFKTEEGRKKALTVLKVFGIEGLVVIGGDGSFQGAKKLSELGIPTIGIPGTIDNDLGYTDYTIGFDTAVNTVLDAISKIRDTSTSHGRAVIVEVMGRHCGDIALYAGLAGGAESVIVPEEGFNIDDVCKRLIQGRNRGKLHSIILLAEGVGKAYELGEEIQEKTGIETRVTVLGHIQRGGSPTAFDRILASKMGAKAVELLLEGKSGRVIGVKGNELFDMDIDEALALDKNFDKDMYNLTKILSI